Proteins found in one Amphiura filiformis chromosome 14, Afil_fr2py, whole genome shotgun sequence genomic segment:
- the LOC140169771 gene encoding uncharacterized protein, translating to MGDKTVLLRDEERKVNYDTTPRQSPAAITEPNSERGIEPAHIMLITVIASFGIAFSFAPILVSSETTCYANLNILPKISHIVCSLIISVISVVCIVWYMNEKVKTSLEPSTKAFFAEQLKKLPGLIKQFRPIVYIFKKCPALLQIYVFGFGSILVCILIMAESSGEKPLVLAQNIIRFASLVIQIIFFTVFVRVPDECPDLPSWCSWGMPVMIGAQIWLCLIDIAEPLWPDKQDHLDFTKPASDDPTDFFLFLKHSAEPYQEEFTTIAISILYNIWTEVGTNKIGKHIDAADKKGTVSVPEHAEERPMSLKWHALFSSIWALSYIIITTILLHTNNLNKRYTQFERVTIFRSVQTVYYGILLTVVAIYALRQIRLNRTGESPEADADSQCVLLMTAVVVLTFYALRILAAVAEIKHDRHKITSANSTAIFCLFPASKVNTTGADALLTTKQNLLMDSILFIYPVFSILQIWTQTQLLLKAQQTHVQHRSVQISLVYVIGLNIADWMQTGIDLGFYRDKSVTYSSTPILGEFFNATAAEAIRLGVFPFIVLYRFHSAVIAWELIIRGFERKEHERNPELKMQIQNVPMV from the exons ATGGGTGACAAGACGGTACTGTTACGTGACGAGGAGCGG AAAGTCAACTATGACACTACGCCACGTCAATCACCTGCAGCCATAACCGAACCAAATAGTGAAAGAGGAATCGAACCCGCGCACATCATGTTAATAACAGTCATTGCAAGTTTTGGAATAGCTTTCAGTTTTGCGCCAATTCTGGTCTCATCAGAAACCACTTGCTATGCTAATCTAAATATCCTGCCAAAAATTAGCCACATAGTGTGTTCACTTATTATATCCGTAATTTCCGTTGTGTGTATTGTATGGTACATGAATGAAAAAGTCAAAACTTCTCTTGAGCCATCGACCAAAGCGTTCTTTGCGGAGCAGTTGAAGAAACTACCCGGTCTCATCAAACAGTTTCGACCCATTGtctatatctttaaaaaatgtccAGCTCTTCTGCAGATTTATGTTTTTGGATTCGGAAGTATTTTGGTATGTATCCTAATCATGGCTGAAAGTAGTGGCGAAAAACCACTGGTATTGGCACAAAATATCATTCGATTCGCTTCACTTGTGATTCAGATCATCTTCTTCACCGTCTTCGTGAGAGTACCAGATGAATGCCCTGATCTTCCATCATGGTGCTCATGGGGTATGCCTGTAATGATAGGAGCGCAGATATGGTTGTGTCTAATTGACATTGCCGAACCTCTCTGGCCCGACAAACAGGATCATTTAGATTTCACAAAACCAGCTTCAGACGATCCAACTGACTTTTTCCTTTTCCTAAAACATTCAGCTGAACCTTACCAAGAAGAGTTTACAACTATTGCGATTAGTATTTTATACAATATATGGACTGAAGTGGGAACCAACAAGATTGGAAAACATATTGACGCTGCCGACAAGAAAGGCACAGTAAGTGTACCAGAACATGCAGAAGAGCGACCGATGTCTCTTAAATGGCATGCTCTCTTTTCGTCAATCTGGGCCCTTTCGTATATTATCATAACTACTATTCTACTCCATACGAACAATCTAAATAAAAGATACACGCAATTTGAACGCGTTACCATATTCCGAAGTGTTCAGACTGTTTATTATGGTATACTTCTAACAGTGGTGGCGATTTATGCTCTTCGGCAAATCAGATTAAATCGGACAGGCGAATCTCCAGAAGCTGACGCAGACAGTCAATGTGTTTTACTTATGACTGCGGTAGTGGTTCTAACATTTTACGCCTTGAGGATTCTCGCAGCGGTTGCTGAGATCAAACATGATAGACACAAGATTACTTCCGCAAACTCGACTGCAATATTTTGTCTCTTTCCTGCTTCAAAAGTTAACACAACAGGTGCGGATGCGTTACTAACAACGAAACAAAATCTATTGATGGATTCAATTCTATTTATATATCCAGTATTTTCTATACTACAAATCTGGACGCAGACACAACTTCTTTTAAAAGCGCAACAAACCCACGTGCAGCACAGATCAGTTCAAATTTCATTAGTATACGTCATCGGATTGAACATCGCTGATTGGATGCAGACGGGTATCGATCTCGGGTTTTATCGCGATAAAAGTGTGACTTACTCAAGTACACCTATATTGGGGGAATTCTTTAATGCAACAGCTGCGGAAGCTATTCGATTAGGGGTGTTCCCATTTATTGTTTTGTATCGATTTCATTCAGCAGTGATAGCGTGGGAACTCATAATACGTGGGTTTGAAAGAAAGGAACATGAACGTAATCCGGAACTGAAAATGCAAATACAAAATGTTCCGATGGTATAA